The genomic stretch TAAACGAACAATCCGATTTAAAATGATattggtgtaaccggttattttcttgcccggtgcgggattcgatacggggtgtactgcaccacaaggcgacgtcactaaccgatcagctaaagggtcagacccgttagctagtttagcggccaatcgatccctattttaattcaaacacccgccctcgtactgcatgcgttcgccaactgcatctctccggccggcagtctcgaaggagacgcctccccacttccgggacaagACGACTCCAGGACGAACCactgctttccccccccccacacccagagacgcagtcacgtgacgaacacaagccgactccgcccccctcccgaagacagcgctgccaaccatcgctgcttcaccgagtccggccatagtcggatctgatgagaccggggcgcgaaccccctgtccccagtgggcaactgcatcgccacagagccgatgcttataCCGCTGCGCCATCGCGGACTgttcgcaggtcatatttgatgggttaccaaacaaagacgcGATCATCAGCAGGACCCAAGAAAGGCGCGTTCCCGTGAGAACCGTAGAGAGGCAGGCGCCTTACAGACACGGCTGTAAACGCAGCGAACCCTTGCCGGGGAAGGTGGCGCCGGTGTTCGGCGTAGCTCCTGACCAGAGTGCGGGTCTAAACTACGCTCCACGTCCAGCAGCGGTGCCCAGATATTAAGACAAACACGGGTCGCACCGAGTCGGTAAGGTTGAATTAAATTTCTTTGGTGCCCTGCGCTGCTAATTTGCTCAGAtaagtgtgtgcgcgcgcgtgcgcgtgtgtagcGTGCAGATCTTTTGGCATGTGCGGAATCTAGGCGGGGGAGACCATCAGCAGCAGTAAATAGATAAACGCTCGTTATAAAAATGAACCGGCTCTCGGGTCTGTGAAGTGGCACCGGACATCCAATGGTTTGCCGACCCCTGGCTTAAGGTGACCTCTCGCTCGCTGCAACTGACGCAACCATTCCGCCTTATGCAAATTAACGTGCGATGACGTCATCTGGCGACTTTCGGAGCTGGTGCttagcgcccctacaggccactatcggtacagcgctagctagctacttcCACTGGAAAAGTTGGCAGCGCTGCTTGGAAAGAGCAAGttcatgtaaccggttattttcttgcccggtgcgggattcgatacggggtgtactgcaccacaaggtgacgtcactaaccgctcggctaaagggtcagacccgttagctaggggctaacgtgtctaattagtagtttacattcatatcagacttggtcgcattcgtgcgagggtccgcctaggaggctgcacagccACAGACTCGCAGGCAAAACCTAATCAGGTAGGAGTTGTCCTGACTTGAGCGCTGCATGTTaacttttttctttgttttttttgtttaatttccccttcagtcgacttgggcgctgcgccAAAGTCTTATAATGGGCGGTGTGACGTCCATGCTTTGTAACACGCTCAGTAAcgtttctggtgttagttttaatgtttattctggtcacaagggggcgctctaagATACGTGTTAAACCCGGAAGTAGGCGAGTAAGAGAGGCGTGCTGGTCTGCCATGGCTGGCGAATACACCGGCGGATGTACCGTTGTCACGTTTCACTCAAGACTCCAAAACGCAGCTTCGTGGTATTTGAGTTATTATTTTAAAACCTGACAGGCGGGAAACTCACTAGTTTCCCTGTCCGCAGCTAGTCTGGCATATCCCTGGGCCTGTCGGCCTGGTAACGCGTGTGCCGTTATGGCTGCGTGACCGACGCCCTCTCGTGGTCGTGGTGATTCAGCACCTTTGAAAAGCCCGTTTTATACCGCGGCTGCGCACCAGCGCCTCCGCTGGAGGAGAGGAGATACGCAGGCAGGgatctgagtgcactcttctagtttgatGAGTCTTcccctttaaaaaaaagagcTGTAGTGGGGTATTATTTGTTTGATTGTGTCTGGCAGTCTTACCAACATTAAAAGCATCAGTGGGCTCAGTGTAACGACATGTTGGGTTTAGGTTCGTGGGAAGTCTGCCCCACGCCAGGATTTATGGCCATTTAAATGGCTGGTACAGATGTTATTATAAGAATCTGTAATAGCCATGGAGCTAAAAATGTCTGTGATCCTCCCCCTCAGATACATGGAAAACATTTTTCCCATCACAAAATGGCAGATTTGTTAGTCGGAGGCCTCGGTCAGAACCGGGTGGCAATGACGTCAAACACCCCATCAAGTACGTTTGACTGACGCTTGACAATGAGAACTGGAACAATGTTAACGGTGCCTAATTTAACATCAAGTGTCATCAACGTGGTTCATTTGGAGGGGGAAAACCTCTACATTATGGCTTATAAATCAAATGAGGCAGGATCATATCATATTAGGCTAAACTGAAATTATTTATTCAGTTATCTGAGGTCGAACGGCAGCATTGACCGGTTTAATCTCGGCGCTAACAAACATCCACTTTGATAAGGAGTCATTCACCAGACCATAAACATAAAGTCTGATCAATAACCAATATATCGGTTGATTATTGAGTTTCTTTGGCCCCTCGGGGTCCTCCACCCCCCGAGCGGTGCTGAGGGACGTATCAACAGAAACATTCATGACAGCCGGCCTTGTTGTCTCCTAATACGAAGTAAATCTCACACTGATGTCATATTGtaatatatattttattctaGTTAAATAACTTTTAACATATACATGTCAATTATTTAAAGGCAggaaaaaaatccccctccccccaaaaaatcagacgttaaaataaagattgtttaaaaaaaaaaaacagcattggATGGTATTCGTAAACGTCTAAATTCCATATGACATCTCGCCCTTCATAACCAAAACCTGCCCCTGTCTCTGGTACGGTGAATCCATGTAGGCCGTGTAACTTTACATTATGTGGTGTCATCCAGTTACGAGCCACCAATCACTGGGCAGAATGAAAGCAGATCTATTAACGTCATGTCTGACGGGAACACGGTGACAGGAAATGTGTGACCAGGACATTTTTTTAACGTATAAATATTCCTGACATGGGAAAGTTTGTGATACATGTCAGTTCTGTAAATTATGAACAATGTAAATGGAATCTGAAGTTCCACTTTTAAAAAAGAAATCTCAGGAACGTTAAACGCAAGAGGTCCGTGGCCTGCTGTTGCCATCTGGTCGAGCGTGAAGTCGACAGAACTCGTTTGCAAATTTTTGATACAATTTCCCATCAAGCCGAAGAACAGAGACGAGAGAAAACCAGACTGGACTCCGGCACAAACTATGGCTGCCTTGTGCGACAcggcacacaaacaaaaaaacaccgcTGATGGAAGAGAAGAGCTCCAGTGTGAAGGGTGGGTGGACACGGGGGTCTCCGCCAGCGTTTTATTCCTGACAAGGTCGAGGTTCAGAGGTCGCAGAGTCTCATTGTTTGGTCCGGACATCTCTTCGCTCTTCCGCCGGTTGGTGTCCACAGACTGGGATGTCTCCAGCCGCTGGTGGTTCATCGCAGGTAATACTCGATGGCGGCAGAGAACGCAGCGAAGCCTCCGCATCCGAGCACACCCGCCTTCAGGCCAGCTGGAAAAATGATGCAGATTCTGTAACCGAAATGAAACTCAACCCCCGACACCCGTATTTGGGGAAAAACAAGAGTAAATGTGCTGGGTTACTTACCACGAAATCCAATCGCTCCCCCGGTGACACAACCACTGTACACTGCGTTTTTCCAGTCTGTTTTTCCTCTGTGCTgcaaagagaaagaagagaggtaaGCAACTGGTTCAACGAAAAAACAAGACATCAGCAGACTTACGTGGGCGGGGCAACGAAAGGTACCCGTCACGAGAAAACGGATAACAGCACGCCGTTATTTGTGCTAGTCAGTGCACTGACTGAGGATTGATGAGTAAACTTGAGAGTTTAACAGCTGAGTTGCAGCAGTCAGAGCTGATGGTGCAAAAAAAGGCCTCGTCTGAACATCTGTTCTGACCATCTTCACATGGGGAAGCACCAATTTATGAAGCACATTCACGGGACCTGCTGACAATCGCAGGACTGAGTCAGCGTACACCGTGCCATGTGCTGCTACACAGGTGAACTAACCTGCACACTTTGACCAGAAGAGAGTCACCAGAAATAACTTAAGTTGATTTGtgattaatctttttttttttggagaaaagcATCATGTGCAAAGCAACCTGAAAATTCAGTAacagtaaacaacaacaccacaagaGGGCGCTACAAGACCATGaaggaaatcagaatcagaatactttttaTCCCTGAGTGGATAAAGTACTCTTAAAAGGACAGAACCTGGAATACGTTtcaagacatccatccattatccaaaccgcttatcctgctgtcagggtggcggggatgctggagcctgttccagcagccactgggcggcaggggggagacaccctggacaggccgccgggccatcacagcgtTTCAAGACAAACTCTATGAAACAGTACTAGTTAGAGTAAGCGTATGCTTTTTTTAAACTCTGTCTGATCATGCCTCCAGAAAACTGTAGGGGCAAAAGTTTCAGAACTGATGGCCTcagacccagacccagacccaAAGATACATTGTCGACATTAAAACACTTCTTGTCTCCAACCACTTTTCATAAAGTTACACTGATTTGATTCTAACGGGGAAAACaaaaaagtaaagtaaagtaatggggagtgcaggagagaggtgaagaagagtgcaggcagggtggagtgggtggagaagagtggcaggagtgatgtgtgacagaagggtaccagcaagagttaaagggaaggtttacaagatggctgtgagaccagctatgttatatggtttggagacagtggcactgatgaaaagacaggaggtggagctggaggtggcagagttgaagatgctaagattttcactgggagtgacgaagaagagtGAAAAGTATGAGCACCTTCAGACAGTTGGTCATAACTGCAGCGCATTCATAAGGGGTGTCACACCCAGACTTTCCAGCGATCATGGCAGAAGGGGTTGTAGCCACGTATAAAAAACAGATTGGCGCTATTTAactgtataaaaaaaaatcaaggtttGAGAACTGCTGTCCAGAACAGCAGCTGTTTATgcaaccgatgtcaaaacagctgctTTTTAAAAGTAGTTGCCGTCCTGCCAACTGCGTCTGTGTTGCGTGCGGTTGCGTGCCAGCTATGTTTTCTGAGGCGTTTTATAAGGAGATTTCAAGTAGCCTACTTTGGAAAATGGGTAAATTAAGTGGCAAATACTTTAACTGGTGCTGAATTAATTGACCAGATCGTTTTAACTACAGGACCATGGACACACATTCATTTTATTTAATGTgcaatgaaagaaaaaaacaaacacaaggtTGCATCGCTGCATCACATTGCGTCTGGTACAATGAGCTATTTCTCTTAATCGTTGTTCAACAGACTGTACTCCTGTCGAAGGCCACGTAGACAACGAAAAATAGACCATCAAGCTAGAGATCAGCAGCGCGGGGGGGGGCGCGCGGCTCCCGTGGTCAGTGTAGCAGCATCAGCTGATTATAATGAACACGTTCTGCTGCAGCGGACGCATCGCGCCGCGGACATGCCGGGCCAATCTAGGCCGTAAATAAAGTGTTTATTATTTTTTCCAAAGAATTCATCCACACCGCGCCACTTCCGCCAGTGCCCCACCAGAAAAAAATATCCCCCGAAGAATTTCCAGTTGCCGAAAGTCGATGGCATATACTCCATTCAGTTAAGCAAAGAAAAGGACCAGAATATGATTTATCAGACTTGGATCCTTTGTCTGCCTGCCCGTCCCTGTGTCCAAGCCCATTTGTTTATTTAAAAAGGCCTAGGCTATTAAGGTTTTCTATATCACCACACTACTGTTAATATAACAATAGTGTGATGATATAGAgctggttaagaaggcacagcagagactctacttcctgagaatcctcaggaagaaccaccttaccacctcactgcttgtgtccttctaccgctgctccatagagagcatactgacctactgcatctgtgcctggtttgccagctgcacagtagcagagagggaagcaccaccgcccagaagattatcggatgcccactcccctccctggaagacctataccgttcccgctgcctcaaaaaagcccatggcatcctcaaggacccatcccacccaggacaccgtctgtttgaactgctgccctcgggcagacgttacaggacaataagagctcggacaaacaggctaaagaacagcttctatccccgagccataaccgcactaaatgctgctaagtctcgattcctgactttttgtgcaatatgttggtgtccagtagaatgtagaaattaatgtgtgttttatgtttttatttcttttcatattgatctttgcactgataagaactgcaatGTCAAATTTCATTGTACTTGTAAAATGACAAAGTTCTATTCTAAAAAAAATAAGCGTTTAATATAAGGCGTTTCAGGCTTCATTAGGCTATACAATACCGCCTACCACTGGATTTGTAATGAACTGCAATAAACTTGAGCTTCTGTGCTTTGATTACCCTCTATGAAACATTCTTCTTCTGGATCggcaccttgccatggtggagaagcttgcgtgtaccaatgattcccaagagctatgctggcCGGAGCTTAGCTCCTGGTCGGGTCACCCAAGGGGGATAGGTAAagcgggaggttccagacaaagtgcgatccaacaaagacttcaACAGTGGAACTGACAGAATGTGTCCCccggtcacaacggcagtgatggcggatgaaggctgcaacagagggtggtcccaaatcatcttggttctccatgccattggactctggccaccccctgccaaggaccgtgtggtggctgcaggtgcatcagccactccacctaaaaagctgtcacgcgcaggtatCCTGTCATTATGCGGCTCCGGGATCGgtgtctacacccacctgaggacccagaggcacccagagggaggacggtcatactcaaccccgagtgaccatcGATGATGAAACATTACCCTCTTCCATTTTATAATGGCGAGTTGTACTTCTGCAGTTATTTTGGTTAAAGTAATGCACAAGTAGTGTAATCAGTAACGCATTACTCTACACAAGACAGTAATACTGTAGAGTAACTTATTGTCAAATGAAAGTaaccaatctactactactactttcagctactccaattaggagtcgccacagcgaatcatccgtttccatctcttcctgtcctctgcatcttcctctgttatgccagccacctgcatgtcctccctcaccacatccttaaacctcctctttggccttcctcttttcctctttcctggcagcgccatattcagcatccagcaTTCAGCCCCCAAATGAAAGGAACTAGTAATGTGTATTATGACATTTTGAAAGTAAGTTGCCCAACACTATTCTTTGGCATCAAGAAGGCATGTTggaggtccgcggtggcgtagcggtctaagcatcggcttggtgtcgatgcagttgcccactggggaccggggttcgcgccccggtctcgtcagatccgactatggccggactcgatgaagcagcaatcattggcaacgctgtcttcgggaggggggcggagtcggcttgtgttcgtcatgtgaatgcgtctctgtgtgtgtcggaaaaacagtggttcggcttggattcgccttgtcacgaaagtggggaggcgctttccttcgagactgccggccggagagatgcagttggcgaacgcatgcaatacgagggtgggtgtttgaattaaaatagggatcaattggccactaaattgggagaaaaaaagggaaaaatcaaataaatttttaaaaaaaagaaaaaaaagaaggcatGTTGCAGGCTTGCAACAAAATCCTACTTGAAATATTGGGAGATTTAAAAAGATGCTTTCGAAAGGTGAGATTGGAAAGCTCTGTGTCTGAAATTTTCTCTAACTCTCCAAAGCAGATACTCTTCCAAGCATAATTTTGATTGGCCAGATGTGCTTGGGTGTGAAAATGGGCAAGTGTTCCAGTGGCCCACAAAGTCTTTCCCCTTAACACTTCACATAAACTACTCCCACTACCATGTAAACCGCCCCCTGCCATGTCTTGATATAGAGAAGACAAATTCAGCTTACTGATTCAATGATGCACTCTGTGCAGGAGAACATGGCACCAACAATGGCAAAGTTCTTAGCGTAGGACATCCCCCTCTGGCCCATGTCTTTCAGGACCTCGCGTGCCGTTGGTGTTCTTAGGGGGTCTTTGGGGTCGAAGCCGACATTGGTGTCAATGCCTGCTGTGAAAACACCGAAAGCCCCGCCAAGGACAAAACCTGCAGAAAGTGAAGAATTTAAAATGAAAGTCAGGATAATAAATAAAAACTGTTACAAACTTGTGGAACTGAATACCAGGAAACATTGAGGGTACTTATTGGAATAGCAGGTAAAACATTTGTTATCCATGCAGCAAGATCTGCAATTGCTCCAACACACATTTTTTGCTCCGTCACAAATAAAAGTAGAAGAATGTTTAGCAAAAACATTCTTAGATGTGTTTTGTATTAAAATAATGGAACAATAATACATTTCTTGTGGCAATTCAGGGTTTGAGAGGAATTCAGGGTTTAATCCTTACATGGTCTCCACGCAGGATGTGTAAACTGTCTCGTGGGATGTCTTAGCAAATACgactataataataatcattacatttatatagcatttttctacACGCCCAAAGCACTTCTCATTGaaggggggtaactcacttcaaccaccacaaaTTGTTGATACCAATACAATGTATACAATAGTAACAACCGATACCAATTGACTATTGGTATCAGTTATTACTATTGTGCCCTAATTATTAAGGCACCCATTACAATTGGTGTCTACTATTATGCCTTCCTTCTACCTGGACTTGACTTATAGCGATAATGTTTCTACACAAATACATAGCAATGTAAATCTAATTTATATTTTGGTTCTCCTATTCGCTACCTATTGATGATCTAAGGTGCACTTTCACTAAATCCACTTGACATGACTGGCACTCTAAGCTGTTGTATGATGACTATTAAGGAAGTGCACTGCTACTACTGGGCTACAGAACTGGTCTTACTATATGACGACCAGTGAAACCTCTGTGCTGTCAGTTGGGAACACTCGAACTAATCTGCTAATTGCCTATTCTGTTACAAGACGCTTCGGACAAAAGCATCTAACATATTAGTACATGCAAGTGGGTATGATGCACTCGTCTGCTTTCAAATGACGCCTGTTCGTAAGACAGACGCATGAGACtgagtgcccacacacacacacaaacacacgcacacacgcacgcacacacgcacgcacacacacacacacacacagagccggaGTCAAAAACACGCATGTTTTCACCATGCTCATGTTAGACGACCATCCTACCTCCAACACACGCCAGAGCCGTCTTGAAGGCACAGCTCTCCATTCCTCTCTCGATCATCTTCTGCTCGTCGCTTTTGGCAGGCATCGGTAGCCCTCCCATAACTGCGGGATTAATGTCCTTTATTGGCCTTTTCTCTCCGATAAGATGATCCAGGACCATACTGTATTGAATTTGCTGGTTATCAATAACCAAATCGGTCGTGTCCGACGCAGGAGCATTTCCACTACTCATAGGCGCCGCCATGTTTTCCAGTGAGGGCGGAACAAGTAAGTTCAGTGGACGCTTAAGCGGCTGtagattctttaaaaaaaataaaaatacagaacACTTAAAGTTGGTCACAGGAAATGTTATTGTATTGTGGCTCTGATAAAAAAATACgggtaaattattttttttaaaaatctaataAAAGCAAATCCCCTCAATTATTATAATGTATTCTCGCTTACGCCAGCACATTCGACACGGTGTGGATCAGCGGCGATGACCTTGAGCGGAATCGAACCCTTTTATTTAATTCTACCCGGCGGATGTTTTAGCGTTTaacggggtgggggggagggaagGCACCGATCAGCGGGTTCAAAAGGGGCGATTTTAACCCAACACATCTCACGAAACGTCGGCGGGGACTATCGGGACGGCGGGGACTACGCTACCCAGAATCCTCTCCGGGTCACTGCGCCAAAGTCGCGCGCGCTCCACCTACCGGCGCCGACGACGCGATGGGCAGCCGCACGCGCCCCGCGCAGGGCAGTACAACACGCCGCGAGGCGCGAGCAGCATCCCGAGCCGAGCCCCCGTGCACAGGTGAGTTGTGTTACCCGGTTCGTCGCCGTGCAGAAACTCCTTCTACCTGCGGCCCCTTCTGGCGCCGCGTAATACGCGTCCGCCGCGGACGTTCGCCTTAGTCCGGCGTTTGCCGGTCATGTTGGCTGAAATTGAAAGAGTCCGTCAGATACGAGTCCTTTcgcgcgtgtctctctctcttgcgcgcgctctctctcgcgctctctctctctctctctctctctgcgcatCGCTGCGCGGAGCGGTGTCGGGGCAAATAGCGCACCCCCATCAGAATATGTTGCATCTCTTGCGTCCGAGGAGAGCGGCGGTTCCCAGAAGACGGGAGTCCGTTCGCCGCTTTTAAATCTAAATTCAAGACGCCTTTgtttggaggtgtgtgtgtgtgtgtgtgtgtgtgtgtgtgtgtgtgtgtgtgtgtgtgtgtgtgtgtgtgtgtgtgtgtgtgtgtgtgtgtgtgtgatctctgAGATCTGTTTGACTCCTTATACTCGGACCCTTCCTAGTTCTGATTTGATGTCCCcggttgttttttcttttgcttgCTGTAGCCTCGGCTTGCGAGTTGTTTTATTGTCGTTGTTTCATCAATGTTTCCTAGTCCTGGATGTAGTTTCCTCCACCTTCACATGTGCGGTGTCCTGGGTTGTTCTGAAAGGTGCCTTGAATAACATttattactactgctgctgctgctgatgatgatgctgctgatgctgatgatgctgatgaccATGATGAtggtaatattgtaacgtgcatggagaattcgctacaatatcaccgttattgatagttttttttttttgcattttggtTTCATGCGAGGAAGTGAAGAATAACACCAGCATTTGGATTAACACGGTTGTGGCTCTTCTGCATTTTCTTAGATGAACGGCTTAAAGCCACGTGAGCCCTCCTGCTGGAAAGCTCGATAGCGATCGTGCAGGTTTTCCGCTGTTATGATGGGCTGTCTAACTCCACGTCACGCGTTGCACTGAACGGAGATCGTCTGCTCCCAAACAAAAAACGCTCTCCATCGTAAAGCTGACGTAACCATACTTCTCGGATGCATATTCCACAGTGGTGCAAAATTTGCCACAACATGAGTCAGTCCCACTGCATTCTTCCTCCCCGTGGGCTTGCACAATGCAGATTTGTCCTTGGGTTTAATTCTTATTTTTCCACAGTGGCCCAAGCTTGCATGTGGGCTGACAGTATTGTTATTTACGGAGGATGTCTGcaaagttttgttttggggttttttttacctcCCAAATCTGAGATGGCACCCTGTTTGGGCTCATGGTGGCTTGCGGGCCTCCTCAGCTAACTCTCACTCCCAACTTTTTTGATTTAACATGGCAGTTAAGTTCTTTTATGATAAGAGAAGGCTAAGAAACAATGGGGGAACCGTTCTTTATTGGCCCGGGTGACCGCTGTTTGTTTCACTAGCTACGTCCTACCTGCcgcatgcaaaaacaaaaaaagttcttcaaagtttttttttttaattcattcatttatcCTGACTGGAGCACAACTATACAGTTAGAGCAGTTAAGAATGAATTTGCCTAATTAGCCATCTTGGTTTGCCTTCTGCACCCATAAACCCCCATGGTTTCCATAAATTG from Lampris incognitus isolate fLamInc1 chromosome 8, fLamInc1.hap2, whole genome shotgun sequence encodes the following:
- the timm22 gene encoding mitochondrial import inner membrane translocase subunit Tim22, with product MAAPMSSGNAPASDTTDLVIDNQQIQYSMVLDHLIGEKRPIKDINPAVMGGLPMPAKSDEQKMIERGMESCAFKTALACVGGFVLGGAFGVFTAGIDTNVGFDPKDPLRTPTAREVLKDMGQRGMSYAKNFAIVGAMFSCTECIIESHRGKTDWKNAVYSGCVTGGAIGFRAGLKAGVLGCGGFAAFSAAIEYYLR